The following are encoded in a window of Colletotrichum lupini chromosome 3, complete sequence genomic DNA:
- a CDS encoding ELMO/CED-12 family protein has translation MDQADIPALLSRLASDEDAARKMAVFKLQSSINDPAFADVFISSGGLVILRRLIMSAGGNTLAYSLQSLTRLLEVDMGWEIFEGSSSGDLVERIVELIVTNPLVNILRGAMSILVALVGHTQSSRPTTPRTPGSFGFRALKPAVAVYPQFFELVIAQLQSADHALCANALMLINAMIRDAVSSDTNITKANNPAMEEWSKFIKRLQDLGLIKAVYNLMQSSSLQDLAHPLLEFQSLTKVLLRKWREVRVDLERPEHRRGLKGLHLASNPEKQVNGIHRLDEVNELGKKGSRRHNPEKWKRLGFETESPTQEFEVPGFLGMMDLTDYVRKNEDSFQKMLLEQSTKARNERCPVARASLAVTMILYDHFEVEKSDVEDIKGYQGLDGIKNNEKLFRPLLLQWSRLHTAGLQAFFRVWKSTAAEHLDFEKVAELVRILIEQVVGQASRTKDVLEVEEELLEYDCTRLRELQMELLELSFEDQWGQHLYQVREELRQEALQFVKEQRIRCLLQGSWFSKPLPRRDTNPRDENLKRRLYTPRPWRFAKLSHNRRYLHYADFEAQTAQDPGLDILTEKVDLSTISSVVSNVSASNEESRSATSSSTLKNNVTVKSTTKITIFSYANPAEAANGGDAKEQAILTLNPVSHSLASEWLDGLLMLLNQAPITAETNKLVNLVSDFGLKIRLLNVRIEAAYTGPPPGAGVIPSRDGLDEDYFYDV, from the coding sequence ATGGATCAGGCCGATATCCCCGCGCTTCTGTCGCGCCTCGCGAGCGACGAGGACGCCGCCAGGAAAATGGCCGTCTTCAAGCTGCAGTCTTCTATAAACGACCCTGCCTTTGCCGACGTTTTCATATCCTCGGGAGGCCTGGTCATTCTACGACGCCTGATTATGAGTGCGGGAGGAAACACGTTGGCGTACTCGTTGCAGAGTTTGACGCGCCTACTGGAAGTAGACATGGGCTGGGAGATATTTGAGGGATCGTCGTCAGGGGATCTCGTGGAGCGTATTGTCGAATTGATCGTTACGAACCCTCTTGTCAACATTTTGCGCGGTGCTATGTCGATCCTGGTCGCCCTCGTCGGCCACACACAGTCTTCTCGCCCGACGACCCCTCGCACGCCGGGATCTTTTGGTTTCAGGGCCCTGAAGCCCGCCGTCGCAGTCTACCCGCAGTTCTTTGAGCTCGTTATCGCCCAGCTCCAGTCCGCCGACCACGCGCTGTGCGCCAATGCCCTCATGCTCATCAATGCCATGATCCGCGACGCTGTATCCAGCGACACCAACATCACGAAGGCGAACAACCCTGCGATGGAAGAGTGGTCAAAATTCATCAAGCGCTTGCAAGATCTCGGTCTCATCAAGGCAGTGTACAACCTGATGCAGAGCTCGTCACTACAGGATCTTGCGCATCCTCTGCTTGAGTTCCAGTCCTTGACTAAGGTTCTCCTGAGAAAGTGGCGGGAGGTGAGGGTTGACCTTGAGCGGCCCGAGCACAGGCGGGGACTGAAGGGACTTCACCTTGCCAGCAACCCAGAGAAGCAAGTCAATGGCATTCACCGGTTGGACGAGGTCAATGAGCTTGGGAAGAAGGGAAGCCGGCGTCACAACCCTGAGAAATGGAAGAGACTGGGCTTCGAAACCGAGAGTCCTACACAGGAGTTTGAGGTCCCTGGTTTCTTGGGCATGATGGACCTGACAGACTACGTGCGCAAGAACGAGGACAGCTTCCAGAAGATGCTTCTGGAACAATCCACAAAAGCAAGGAACGAAAGGTGCCCGGTCGCCAGGGCAAGTCTCGCAGTAACGATGATCCTATACGATCATTTCGAGGTGGAGAAGTCGGACGTTGAGGACATTAAGGGTTACCAAGGCTTGGACGGTATTAAGAACAACGAAAAGCTATTCCGTCCGCTCCTCCTCCAGTGGTCACGACTCCACACGGCCGGCCTGCAAGCTTTCTTCCGCGTATGGAAGTCCACCGCTGCGGAGCACCTGGATTTCGAAAAGGTGGCAGAGCTGGTCCGAATTCTCATCGAGCAAGTTGTCGGCCAGGCAAGCCGGACCAAGGACGTGTTGGAGGTCGAGGAGGAGCTGCTTGAGTACGACTGCACCAGACTACGAGAGCTTCAGATGGAGCTTTTGGAACTGTCGTTTGAGGATCAGTGGGGTCAGCATTTGTATCAAGTCCGAGAGGAGTTGAGGCAAGAGGCACTTCAGTTTGTGAAGGAGCAGCGGATCCGGTGTCTGCTCCAGGGATCTTGGTTCTCCAAGCCGCTACCACGGCGAGACACCAACCCTAGAGACGAGAACCTCAAGCGTCGTTTGTATACGCCGCGCCCTTGGCGGTTCGCTAAGCTGTCACACAATCGCCGGTACCTACACTACGCCGACTTCGAGGCACAAACAGCACAAGATCCGGGCCTTGACATTTTGACGGAAAAGGTCGATCTCAGCACCATCAGCTCAGTCGTGTCCAATGTGTCAGCCTCCAATGAGGAAAGCCGCAGCGCGACTAGTAGTTCGACGCTCAAGAACAACGTGACAGTCAAATCGACAACCAAGATCACCATCTTCAGCTACGCCAATCCCGCGGAAGCTGCCAACGGCGGCGATGCCAAGGAGCAGGCTATCCTGACTCTCAACCCGGTCTCGCACAGCCTGGCGTCGGAGTGGCTTGACGGTCTGTTGATGCTGCTCAACCAAGCCCCCATCACAGCCGAGACGAACAAGCTTGTGAACCTCGTGAGCGACTTTGGGCTCAAGATTAGGCTTCTCAATGTGAGAATCGAGGCTGCGTATACCGGGCCGCCACCAGGCGCCGGAGTGATACCTAGCAGGGACGGCCTCGACGAAGACTACTTCTACGACGTGTGA
- a CDS encoding pirin, which translates to MSTLRTVHTIFTAPEQSEGAGARVRRSIGSNHLRAFSPFLMLDHLDGATGEGFPDHPHRGQETVSYILKGSVEHEDFAGHKGILHAGDLQFMTAGRGIMHSEQPIPSEDGSGGAGLQLWVDLPRRLKMCEPRYRDLKAAEIPLAELDDGRVTVKVISGVSGGVDSVRDLTYTPIWYLDIQIQPGGEIAQQVPEGWNAMAYVVEGSAQIGSSTEDDRMEAQQFQAVVFGLEGDAVQMRVPDTATVGARILLIAGEPLDQPVVQHGPFVVTSSQEARQALEDFYFHKNGFERAAGWESRSSKRLARS; encoded by the coding sequence ATGTCAACCCTCCGAACAGTCCACACAATCTTCACCGCCCCCGAGCAATCCGAAGGCGCAGGCGCCCGCGTCCGCCGTTCCATCGGAAGCAACCACCTCCGCGCCTTTTCGCCCTTCCTCATGCTCGACCACCTGGACGGCGCCACCGGCGAAGGCTTCCCCGACCACCCCCACCGGGGCCAGGAGACCGTCTCCTACATCCTCAAGGGGTCCGTCGAGCACGAGGACTTTGCGGGCCACAAGGGGATCTTGCACGCCGGCGACCTGCAGTTCATGACGGCCGGCAGGGGGATCATGCACTCCGAGCAGCCGATCCCCTCCGAGGACGGGAGTGGTGGAGCGGGATTGCAGTTGTGGGTGGATTTGCCGCGGCGCTTGAAGATGTGCGAGCCGCGGTACCGTGATCTCAAGGCTGCGGAGATCCCGCTCGCGGAACTAGACGACGGGAGGGTTACTGTGAAAGTCATCTCGGGCGTGTCTGGAGGTGTCGATAGCGTGAGGGACCTGACATATACGCCGATATGGTACCTTGACATTCAAATCCAACCGGGCGGCGAGATAGCCCAGCAAGTCCCCGAGGGCTGGAACGCGATGGCGTACGTCGTCGAGGGATCTGCGCAGATCGGCTCCTCCACCGAGGACGACCGGATGGAGGCACAGCAGTTCCAAGCTGTCGTGTTCGGGTTGGAGGGCGACGCGGTGCAGATGCGAGTTCCGGACACGGCGACTGTTGGCGCGCGGATTCTTCTGATTGCGGGTGAACCCCTGGACCAGCCTGTCGTGCAGCATGGTCCATTTGTGGTGACCAGCAGCCAAGAGGCCCGGCAAGCGCTCGAGGACTTTTATTTCCACAAGAATGGGTTCGAGAGGGCGGCGGGGTGGGAAAGCCGGTCCTCGAAAAGGCTGGCGAGGTCGTAG